The following is a genomic window from Nicotiana tabacum cultivar K326 chromosome 3, ASM71507v2, whole genome shotgun sequence.
taaacaaagcctCTGTAAATTCTCCCTTATATCCTTTTGCTCCAACTTCTTGTTAGAGTAATCTCTTGGGATGATacttttttcatttaaattgtaAATGAGATTTTAAACATTTTTTATCAGTTTACCGGCTTGTAAAGTTAATGGTAACTttggaccaaaaaaaaaaaaagaactagtGGTAACAATTATTTATTGGTGAAAAAGAATTTAAATAAATACAAACAAATATAATACTCATGGTTAATAAAATTTAGTTTAACTTGCCATTTATACTTAATCAACAAAGACatactatattttctttttacaaaTATCTTTTATCATTTCATCTGaataatcatatatatatatatatatatgccttaATTTTCACATGATAAATTTAATATGCTATGGTACATACAACGGAAACTGCTGTTTTCGTTATTTAATAATGAAACATATATAACTTGTACTGTTGGATTTCCTAGCGCACTGGTTTTCAGATTATATACGCACAAATCATAAAGGCACGGGTTCGATCCCCCACTCTGCCTCTAGAACTTTCCACCAATGAACATCTAGGGTTTTGTTCTTACGACACTCGAAGAAAAGCCGCACACCGTCTCCCTTCATCCGCCACTATGAGATCAAACCGCAACCGTCCTCTGGCGGCGATTCCTCCTCCGTCCACGGCTTCAACGGAATCCGACTACGCCTTCACCTTAACCAGAATAGCAGTGGCGCAGATCTGCGATTCAATTGGATTCACGGCGGCGGAAGCTCCCGCTCTCCGAACCCTAACCGACGTCGCGGTCAGGTACTTGAGATCAATCGCTAAGTCCGCCGCCGACTCAGCAAACTCCGCAGGCCGCACGCAGTCACAACTCGTCGATACTGTCGCCGCCATGGACGAGCTGAGCTCCGTCAGTGGATTCGCCGAAGCGTGGAGAGCTACTGGAAGTTTACTCAACTCCGGCGCGGTGAAGAATCTCGTTAGTTTTTCTAAGTATTCGGAGGAAATTCCATTTGCAAAACCATTGCCCAGAAAAGTATTTTCTATAGGGAGAGGAAAAGGTTTGCTGAATGTAGATAGCAACGAGTACATTGGAGGGGAGGGGAAGCATATTCCGAAATGGCTACCCGTAATGCCGGTGATTGAGAAGGAGGAGGAAAGGGGagggaaaagaaaggaaatttggggattttgtggtAAAAATGAGGAAATGGGGAGAGAAATGAAATTGGAGAAGAAAGATATGGAATGGGAGGGGAAAGGAATTGAATTGCCACTGAAGAGAGGGGGAAAAGTGAGGTTTAAGATTGGGAATGGTGGGGGAGTTGTAGGGGTGTGTAGAAGGGGCGGAATAGGGAAGAGGGTTTTATGTGAGAGTTGGATTTGTGAGGAACAAAATCAAAAGAAGAGTTTGTAATACAGTGGAAAAAATAGGACGATGATGATGGCTGGAGCTTAGCGCAGAGATGAGCTCATTAGCTCATATATGTAAGAAAGAAGAAGCGGCAGAATTTGAAGATCTGCGCAATATGTAGCTGGGTACTATTTGGTTTGAAGTTAGCAGGAATTGAACCCTTGACGTGTTGGTCGATAAAAGGAAGTTTATTAATTTGCTTCGCTGCAGAAGACCATCTTCACTGCACTATGATAATGAGGAGTCTGTCTCTAATTACCTTTTTTTATATGTTAAGGTGCTCATGAGATTCACTATTAACGTAACAAACGGAAACCCAAATACAGATTTTCAGTGGAAAGATGTTAGTTTATTTTTATCTGAATGGAGTGAGTTTACTTGATTTTTTACTTAATCAATGTTAATTAACTAATACTTGtaacttttttcttattttttaaaaaaatgcacaTGTCCGTGAAGGGTCAACTTGGCCTCGTCCGCAGCATAAATTTCCCTCGGCTGAAAGGAACAAACATTAGAGCAAagcatatactccctccgttctaaTTTATATTAATCTGTTTGAttaggcacggagtttaagaaaaaaataaagacttttgaaatttgtggtcctaaacaagtcaaaaaagggcccaaaatatttgtgtggttataaaagattctcattaaggatagaattgtaagtttaagataaattgttaccaaatttagaaagggtcaTTCTTTTAGGAATGGAccaaaaaaaataggttcatatcaactggaacagagggagtaacaTATTATCACCCCGTAAGGGTAACGGAATTTGATTATGAAATGAACTGAAACCATCAACATCACCTAGATTATCCCATTTCCATTAAAGACCtttgtatgggtcaaaatatGGCTAAGGATGTTCGGCACGAAGAGGTGCTATTAGAGGTAGTTTAGCCGAGGTCGACTAATGACTGATGGATTCATTGTCGAGCAGTCAATCACGGTCAAGGTCAAATGCCAAGAGTAATAGTAACAGTTAGTTTTGTAATAAAATATTTAGGAAAATATTCCATTGAATATTCTTTGTACTTATACTTTTAGGCTTGATTAGGGGCATTTCTTATATAAATAGGAAATGAGATGAGGTGAAAAGGGGGTATTATGGATTCTGATAAGAACTCTCTTGAAAAGTTGACTCTCTAGATAAATACAAACACTACCTTTCTAAAGAGATTCGATTCGTTGTTTATTCTATACTTTTCACATCAGATCCGAGAAAGTCTCCCATATTCCCGTAGTTATTTGTCATACATCATTATTATAAAGAAGAATCATCCACCACATTCAATATTTTGTAAATTATTCTCCTTATTTACATTtagtgtcatttattgttatttaatgcTTGTTATCCTCATCCCATTATTGACCTTGAACATTTAATACATATTGCATTAAATTTGTTCCGACACTGTCCTACGCAATCCCCGTAGGCCGATTTTAGATTTGAAGTTACTATTTTTAACTAGGATTAATCCATTATCTTtctagttaattagtttaaccaAAGGttcatattttttggtcaaacaaccTTCCTGTCCCTCTtcacatttttaaattttaactAACCGAAAAGAAAATTGAACACGAAATTTTGACCAAAGTACAATCTCAGCAAAACAAGGGAACTACAAGCTTAGTGCAAAAATAGTTGTCCGACACAAGTGTCGGGATCTCAAACAAGGCTCATTTTGCTTACTTCCCCAATAAACCAACTTAAAGATGTACTTTCACTACTACTAATCGCCTGCAGAAAGCTGAAATAATCGAAAAATGGCAGACTTCTGAATTCAAGAACTGGTCACAGGATGTCGAATACTTCCTGCACGTCTCTCCTCGTCTTTGTATAGACAAAGAAGGGAACATATTACCAATAAAAGGAAATTTGGCACACAGCTAAGACATACTAAGTGATTCAAGCATCTTGTCAGTATAAAATGGATCACATTTCTAAAAGATAGGCAAGCATCCTTGGAGGTTTTCCAGCAAGAATATGAGGGCATTCATTCTTCTGCAGCTCCTTGTGGACTTTGAAGTTGATACTACTGTCATCCTTGATATGTACTGAACCTCCCAAAAGGCCCACATAGGAGGTAATTACCTGCAAATTGAAAAACTGCAGATCAGAAGACATACCTGATAAGCTACTTCCACCAGGGAAGCATCCTGACCAGCAACAGGTTCACTCTTTCAAGTCTTGAATAAAGAGATCAACTTCAGGCCCTAGTAAAATGCTTCAAAGGTGCTGGTTTTTCATTTCAGTAGACAATTGCTATAGCTATAATTTAGGTCATGTTTTCTGTTCGGCCAAGTAATGAAACCTGCCACTCGTATAGTTAATTAGAGGACTGCTTTTGTTCATTTTTGTAAGTACCAAACTCTTGAGGAAGCGCTTTTATCCCCCTTTTTTGCAACCTATTTTCAATAAATTCATTGTTCTCCTGTAACATAAAGAGTATAATAAATCATCACATCAATATAACTTCTCATTCACCTTAACCTTGAATGCTAACTAACTAGTtcctcccaattttcaaaaaaggaacaaaaagtTAGCAAACACCatatacttttatatttactCATTCACTAAGTAATGAAACAGATTTGCTAAAGTGAAAGTTCCATTTGGAAGAAAGAAATGGGACATACAGAAATTCCTAAGAAAAGGGGACTAACAATTACAAATTTGATAAAGGCCTTGCAATCTGAAATTCCCTAAAACTACAAAACAAAATGCAATCATACTTGGACACGGTATACAGCATCAAAAGACAATTAAGCTACAAGCAGAAACGATTAAAAGCAGGTATAACTTGGAAACATTGTAGAATCCGAAACTCGAAGATGCCTTGGCTTCATCCGAAGTGTCAAATCTAGTCAATGAGTACTATTGTGAAGATATTATTGCAGCTGCTCCATATTCACAAACAAATAAACCACTTGTTTGGATCGGAAAATTCAGcagaaaacttcagcaaataaTAGCATGTAGGCAGAATGCTAGGACAAAAATGACCTAGAATGAGAAAAGTATCACATCATCTTGGTCTCAAACAAGACCTGTTCCTAACTTATGCCGCAAAAATTGTACTCATACAAAGATTGCAGTT
Proteins encoded in this region:
- the LOC107802102 gene encoding transcription initiation factor TFIID subunit 8-like, translated to MRSNRNRPLAAIPPPSTASTESDYAFTLTRIAVAQICDSIGFTAAEAPALRTLTDVAVRYLRSIAKSAADSANSAGRTQSQLVDTVAAMDELSSVSGFAEAWRATGSLLNSGAVKNLVSFSKYSEEIPFAKPLPRKVFSIGRGKGLLNVDSNEYIGGEGKHIPKWLPVMPVIEKEEERGGKRKEIWGFCGKNEEMGREMKLEKKDMEWEGKGIELPLKRGGKVRFKIGNGGGVVGVCRRGGIGKRVLCESWICEEQNQKKSL